Proteins co-encoded in one Leptospira levettii genomic window:
- a CDS encoding AMP-dependent synthetase/ligase has protein sequence MPANLPELFQQSAEKFGNRPAFVSKDESKSYKPVTFKEVYDLGINLAEALIDLGVNAKENVALLADNRLEWIVSDYGILMAGAADVPRGTDITDSEIVYILNHCEAKVVFLENDKMLEKFQKNRSQLEFAKTLIVMDKKSTATGVLKMYDLIEKGKELRAKGSKKAEERMKSILPDDLFTIIYTSGTTGMPKGVMLKHSNMLHQTRVILGSMIEIKADERMLSILPVWHVFERVFEYLAIAAGCATYYTNVRDLRDDMKKAKPTFMASAPRLWESIYNGIYTRINDPKQTPAIRRGLFNLAYFFSKHFNAATRFLKGNQVDYVGRNPIVSLFKGVYYLTVAIVLAIPYFLLDLVVLSKIREATGGELKASVSGGGALQRHVDAFFNDIGINVLEGYGMTETSPVISVRTFKRLVQGSVGVITPETELQIRDDLGKVLTHIDANQKLVSGAYGKRGVIHIRGPQVMKGYYKNPETTAKVLKDGWMDTGDIGMFNFKKTLTITGRAKDTVVLLGGENVEPVPIEDKLTESPFISQCMVIGQDQKNLGAIVVPDFEQLTAWAKENGIGETDKQKLIENPKVLDFYKKEIKALNNTKTGFKSFEQVTPFILITKPFEVGDELTNLFKMKRHLITEKYKDKITALYASD, from the coding sequence ATGCCAGCCAATTTGCCCGAACTCTTCCAGCAGAGTGCTGAAAAATTTGGGAACCGCCCCGCGTTCGTTAGTAAAGACGAATCGAAGTCTTATAAACCAGTCACCTTCAAAGAAGTGTATGATCTTGGTATCAACTTAGCAGAAGCTCTAATTGATTTAGGTGTGAATGCGAAAGAAAATGTAGCATTGCTTGCCGATAACCGATTGGAATGGATTGTTTCCGATTATGGAATTTTGATGGCAGGTGCTGCTGATGTTCCACGCGGAACCGATATTACCGATTCCGAAATTGTTTATATTCTCAATCATTGTGAAGCAAAAGTTGTTTTCTTAGAAAATGATAAAATGTTGGAAAAGTTCCAAAAGAACCGTTCCCAACTAGAATTTGCAAAAACACTCATTGTGATGGATAAAAAATCCACAGCAACTGGTGTCTTAAAAATGTATGACCTGATTGAAAAAGGGAAAGAACTGAGAGCTAAAGGTTCCAAAAAAGCAGAAGAAAGAATGAAATCCATTCTTCCTGATGACCTTTTTACCATCATTTATACTTCAGGAACAACTGGTATGCCAAAAGGGGTTATGTTAAAACACAGTAACATGCTCCACCAAACAAGAGTCATTCTTGGTAGTATGATTGAAATCAAGGCCGACGAACGAATGTTATCTATTCTGCCAGTATGGCACGTATTTGAACGAGTTTTCGAATACCTTGCGATTGCTGCGGGATGTGCTACGTATTATACGAATGTTCGTGACCTTCGTGATGATATGAAAAAAGCAAAACCCACGTTTATGGCATCTGCTCCTAGACTTTGGGAAAGTATCTATAATGGTATTTATACAAGAATCAATGATCCAAAACAAACACCTGCAATCCGCAGAGGTCTTTTCAATTTGGCTTATTTTTTCTCAAAACACTTCAATGCAGCGACTCGGTTTTTAAAAGGAAACCAAGTTGATTACGTTGGGCGAAATCCGATCGTTTCCCTTTTTAAAGGTGTATACTATCTAACGGTTGCTATCGTTTTAGCAATTCCTTACTTTTTACTCGATTTGGTTGTCCTTTCGAAAATTCGTGAGGCAACTGGTGGTGAGTTAAAAGCTTCTGTTTCTGGTGGTGGTGCTTTACAAAGACACGTTGATGCATTCTTCAATGATATTGGAATCAATGTATTGGAAGGATACGGAATGACAGAAACTTCTCCTGTGATTTCAGTTCGAACTTTCAAACGATTGGTACAAGGTTCCGTTGGAGTGATCACTCCTGAGACTGAATTACAAATCCGAGATGATTTGGGAAAGGTTCTCACACACATTGATGCAAACCAAAAATTGGTTTCAGGAGCCTATGGCAAACGTGGTGTCATCCACATCCGTGGACCTCAAGTGATGAAAGGGTACTACAAAAACCCAGAAACCACAGCAAAAGTTCTGAAAGATGGTTGGATGGACACTGGTGATATTGGAATGTTCAATTTCAAAAAAACCCTTACCATTACAGGCCGTGCGAAAGACACAGTGGTTCTTCTTGGTGGTGAAAACGTTGAGCCAGTTCCGATTGAAGACAAACTCACTGAGTCACCTTTTATTTCACAGTGTATGGTGATTGGCCAAGACCAAAAGAATTTAGGTGCCATCGTTGTCCCTGATTTTGAACAGTTAACGGCATGGGCTAAGGAAAATGGTATCGGAGAAACTGATAAACAGAAACTCATTGAAAACCCAAAAGTCCTCGATTTCTACAAAAAAGAAATCAAAGCACTGAACAATACCAAAACTGGATTTAAGTCTTTTGAACAAGTGACTCCTTTCATCCTGATCACAAAACCATTTGAAGTGGGTGATGAATTGACTAACCTGTTTAAAATGAAACGCCATTTGATCACTGAGAAATACAAAGATAAAATTACTGCACTTTACGCTAGTGACTAA
- a CDS encoding TlpA family protein disulfide reductase, translated as MIPKSKTVFSQLISSRFYLLVFLSFFFCKPEAVKVDFYPDPLPTIMGTTETLSDWKGKVIVLDFWATWCEPCAKAVPTINEWKHSVSETDFIFRGINTDTTEPLDKIKKDMIRLKMSYPTLLDKDWKMTDFYKVEGIPCVLVFDRSGKIVYRQYGLEKEDLTGLVIRSHVWAKSDLP; from the coding sequence ATGATTCCAAAAAGTAAAACCGTATTCTCCCAATTGATATCTTCCAGATTTTATCTTCTTGTTTTCCTTTCTTTCTTTTTTTGTAAACCAGAAGCAGTAAAAGTAGATTTTTATCCAGACCCACTTCCAACAATTATGGGAACCACTGAGACTTTGTCAGATTGGAAAGGCAAAGTGATTGTTTTGGATTTTTGGGCCACCTGGTGTGAACCATGCGCAAAAGCAGTACCCACGATCAACGAATGGAAACACTCGGTTTCCGAGACGGATTTTATTTTTCGAGGGATCAACACAGACACTACAGAACCACTAGACAAAATTAAAAAGGATATGATTCGATTGAAGATGAGTTATCCCACCTTACTTGATAAAGACTGGAAAATGACAGATTTTTACAAAGTGGAAGGGATACCTTGTGTTCTTGTTTTTGATCGTTCTGGAAAAATTGTGTACCGTCAGTACGGCTTGGAAAAAGAAGACCTAACAGGGCTCGTCATCCGTTCTCATGTTTGGGCAAAGTCTGATCTGCCATAA
- a CDS encoding glycosyltransferase family 4 protein has protein sequence MVKTYKIGLDARPLSTRVSGIGRLIAETLKAFPNQEKYEFLLFSHLPIHPDHKAVLGLKNVKWVEGGGFLKWKGGLYFNLYIPFYLLTHRLDLFWGSQQVLPPFLPRELKAVLTYCDLVLYLYPNTMRWIARLQQRLFQRYSVMRSSFILSISKQTSDDMCKKFDYPVQKTGVAYPGVNPVEMTKLLDTPMSNRVKDLGTGYLLSVSTIEPRKNYPFLLEVYREYRKKNPHHYRPWVIVGKIGWESPEFIEELIQERTLYKDIFILDSVSDSELQHVYKRAGLFVFASKYEGFGIPMVEALFHKVPCIVSDIPTFHEIGKDDVCYLPIHSKEDTKRWAETIDLLFQNPSPVNVSIDEFRWENAAKITESVFRSVLEEG, from the coding sequence GAAACCTTAAAAGCTTTCCCCAACCAGGAAAAATATGAGTTTTTATTGTTTTCACATTTGCCAATACATCCTGACCATAAAGCAGTCCTTGGGTTAAAAAATGTTAAGTGGGTAGAAGGTGGAGGTTTTTTGAAATGGAAAGGTGGATTGTATTTTAATCTCTACATACCTTTTTATCTCTTAACCCATCGATTGGATTTGTTTTGGGGTTCACAACAAGTACTGCCGCCATTTTTGCCAAGGGAACTCAAGGCAGTTCTTACCTATTGTGATTTGGTATTATATTTATATCCAAATACGATGCGTTGGATTGCAAGGTTACAACAAAGATTGTTCCAACGTTATTCCGTTATGCGATCTAGTTTTATTTTATCCATATCCAAACAAACAAGTGATGATATGTGTAAAAAATTTGATTACCCAGTTCAAAAAACTGGAGTTGCGTATCCAGGTGTGAATCCAGTGGAAATGACAAAGTTATTAGACACACCCATGTCAAACCGAGTGAAAGACTTAGGGACTGGTTATCTTTTGTCTGTTTCCACAATCGAACCTAGGAAAAATTATCCTTTTTTATTAGAAGTATATCGAGAATACAGAAAAAAAAATCCCCACCACTACAGACCATGGGTGATTGTTGGAAAAATCGGATGGGAATCTCCCGAATTCATTGAGGAGTTAATCCAAGAAAGAACACTTTATAAGGATATTTTTATTTTGGATTCAGTTTCCGATTCGGAATTGCAACATGTTTACAAACGAGCTGGACTATTTGTTTTTGCGAGTAAATATGAAGGATTTGGAATTCCGATGGTGGAAGCTTTATTTCATAAGGTCCCATGTATTGTTTCCGATATTCCTACCTTTCATGAAATTGGTAAAGACGATGTTTGTTATTTACCCATTCACTCGAAAGAGGATACAAAACGATGGGCAGAGACAATTGATCTTTTATTTCAAAATCCATCTCCAGTGAATGTTTCGATTGATGAATTTCGTTGGGAAAATGCAGCTAAAATCACAGAATCTGTGTTTAGATCCGTTTTAGAAGAAGGATAA